In the Brassica oleracea var. oleracea cultivar TO1000 unplaced genomic scaffold, BOL UnpScaffold01171, whole genome shotgun sequence genome, one interval contains:
- the LOC106321004 gene encoding UDP-glycosyltransferase 74E2-like, which produces MIEGSKVIVLPFPGQGHLTPMSQFCKRLASKGLKSTLVLVPDKPSPPYKTEHDDSITVFPIPNGFQEGDDPLQDLDDYMDRVQSSIKNRLPELIQDMKLSGNPPRVLVYDSSMPWLLDVAHDNGLRGAAFFTQPWPVSVIYYHVHKGSFSVPSTRHGHSTLASFPAFPMLSANDLPSFLCESSSYPNMLRIVVEQLSNIDRVDILLCNTFDNLEEQLLKWVRSLWPVLNIGPMVPSMYLDKRLSEDKSYGFSLFTAKSVECIEWLNSKKPNSVVYVSFGSFVILKEDQMMELAKGLKQSGCFFLWVVRDTEKDKIPKHYVEEMGEKGLIVSWSPQLEVLAHESVGCFLTHCG; this is translated from the exons atgatagaaggATCTAAAGTTATCGTCTTGCCTTTCCCTGGACAAGGCCACCTAACTCCAATGTCCCAGTTCTGCAAACGCTTAGCCTCAAAGGGTCTTAAGTCCACTCTTGTCCTCGTCCCCGACAAACCCTCTCCGCCTTACAAAACAGAGCATGACGACTCAATTACTGTCTTCCCTATCCCCAATGGCTTCCAAGAAGGTGACGATCCGTTACAAGACCTAGACGATTACATGGACAGAGTACAAAGCAGCATCAAAAACCGCTTACCTGAATTGATACAGGACATGAAACTGTCTGGAAATCCTCCTAGGGTTCTCGTGTACGACTCCTCCATGCCTTGGCTTCTTGATGTAGCTCATGATAATGGTTTGAGAGGTGCCGCGTTCTTCACGCAACCGTGGCCTGTCTCAGTCATATATTACCATGTTCACAAGGGATCATTCTCCGTACCGTCTACAAGGCATGGTCACTCGACGTTAGCATCTTTCCCTGCGTTTCCTATGCTTAGTGCGAATGATTTGCCGTCTTTCCTCTGCGAATCTTCTTCTTACCCGAATATGCTCAGGATTGTGGTCGAACAGCTTTCAAACATTGACCGAGTCGACATACTGTTGTGTAACACTTTCGATAACTTGGAAGAACAG cTATTGAAATGGGTTAGAAGCTTGTGGCCAGTCTTGAACATAGGACCAATGGTTCCATCGATGTATTTAGACAAGCGACTGTCTGAAGATAAAAGCTACGGATTCAGTCTCTTCACTGCAAAATCTGTTGAATGCATTGAGTGGCTAAATTCAAAGAAGCCTAACTCAGTTGTCTATGTATCTTTTGGAAGCTTTGTGATTCTAAAGGAAGATCAAATGATGGAGCTCGCAAAAGGTCTGAAACAGAGCGGATGTTTTTTCTTATGGGTTGTGAGAGATACAGAGAAAGACAAGATTCCAAAACACTATGTAGAGGAAATGGGTGAGAAGGGATTGATTGTGAGCTGGAGCCCTCAGCTTGAAGTTCTTGCGCATGAATCGGTGGGTTGTTTCTTGACACATTGCGGATGA
- the LOC106321005 gene encoding uncharacterized protein LOC106321005 → MANNNHGGGGGGPSRPPISKLLDNCRLIHTRHPNLISSLCLPGDEGLTFDQLKAAISDRLTAKLAQIEARRQEARRQEAQRQVLADHGCAQELGESSSGEASNGELVKRVATENSPPSPKQYDEALLAKKQSDEESHAKKDHGSSGGGPRRPPISEAMEDSYHQVLADHGCAQELGESSSGEASNGELVKRVATENSPPSPKQSDKALRARKQSDEASHDSGEAPVDETSLGGMSRTFEDVTERIFSEESSDHE, encoded by the exons ATGGCGAATAACA ATCATGGCGGCGGTGGCGGTGGACCTAGCCGACCACCGATAAGTAAACTGCTGGACAATTGCCGCCTAATTCACACTCGCCATCCCAATCTCATCTCTAGCTTGTGCCTCCCAGGCGATGAAGGTCTCACTTTCGATCAGCTCAAAGCGGCCATATCTGATAGGCTTACTGCGAAGCTCGCGCAAATTGAAGCTCGACGTCAGGAAGCTCGACGCCAGGAAGCTCAACGTCAAGTACTTGCTGACCATGGCTGCGCTCAAGAACTTGGTGAATCGTCTAGTGGAGAG GCATCGAATGGTGAGCTAGTTAAAAGGGTTGCAACTGAGAACTCACCACCCTCACCAAAACAGTATGATGAAGCATTGCTTGCAAAGAAACAGTCTGATGAAGAGTCTCATGCAAAGAAGG ATCATGGCAGCAGTGGTGGTGGACCTAGACGACCACCGATAAGTGAAGCGATGGAAGACAGTTACCACCAAGTACTTGCTGATCATGGCTGCGCTCAAGAACTTGGTGAATCGTCTAGCGGAGAG GCATCGAATGGTGAGCTAGTTAAAAGGGTTGCAACTGAGAACTCACCACCCTCACCAAAACAGTCTGACAAAGCATTGCGTGCAAGGAAACAGTCTGATGAAGCGTCTCATGATAGTGGAGAG GCACCAGTCGATGAAACAAGCTTGGGTGGAATGAGTCGGACCTTTGAGGATGTAACAGAAAGGATCTTCTCTGAAGAGAGTTCTGACCATGAGTAA
- the LOC106321003 gene encoding uncharacterized protein LOC106321003, translated as MNADAAWKTTTKVAGFGWTLRDSIGTSVSSSHTGYERFVGSALAAEGLAMRAALTKCKEKGVKRVICESDSSQLIKAINSGSWKPEIYGIVADICELASSFDVINFFWIKHHC; from the coding sequence ATGAATGCAGATGCGGCTTGGAAGACAACCACAAAGGTAGCAGGATTTGGATGGACCTTGAGGGACTCGATAGGTACCTCTGTTTCCTCCTCCCACACGGGCTATGAGAGATTTGTAGGCTCTGCCCTAGCGGCGGAAGGACTTGCAATGCGAGCTGCTCTGACAAAATGCAAGGAGAAGGGAGTGAAGCGGGTGATCTGTGAATCGGATTCCTCACAACTCATCAAAGCCATCAACTCAGGCTCTTGGAAACCCGAAATCTATGGCATAGTTGCAGATATTTGCGAGTTGGCTAGCTCTTTTGATGTAATCAATTTCTTTTGGATCAAACACCATTGCTGA